In the genome of Fulvivirga maritima, one region contains:
- a CDS encoding glucoamylase family protein — MKLKNIILTSSLALIGLWACTDNKESADQPADNQDSTATAEVSEDSLLNLVQYQTFQYFWENAEPTSGLAPERTHMDDVYPENDKDVVTIGGSGFGFMAILVGVERGFITREQALARYEKMINYLEKADRYHGAWPHWLDGPTGKMKPFSQMDNGGDLVETAFLVQGMLTVREFFKDGNDREQALASKIDELWLGVEWDWYTKGENVLYWHWSPEHEWAMNFPVGGYNEALIMYILGASSPTHAINKAAYDEGWARGGAIANGTTYMGLPTVLDHYEGNDDPVGPLFWAHYSYLGLNPKGLKDQYGDYWELNRNHALIDYKYCVENPHGFKGYGENCWGLTSSYSVNGYAGHHPGKEDIGVISPTAALSSFPYTPDESMAFLKYLYNDADSLVGEYGPYDAFSVEDSWYTPRYLAIDQGPIPVMIENYRSGLLWSLFMEAPEVKAGLNKLGFTVEGE, encoded by the coding sequence ATGAAATTAAAAAACATAATACTGACTAGCTCGCTGGCTTTAATAGGCCTATGGGCTTGTACAGATAATAAAGAGTCGGCAGACCAGCCAGCGGATAATCAGGACAGCACCGCTACAGCTGAGGTTTCTGAAGATTCTTTGCTTAATCTGGTGCAGTACCAGACTTTCCAGTACTTCTGGGAGAATGCTGAGCCTACTTCAGGACTTGCTCCCGAACGTACCCACATGGATGATGTATATCCGGAGAATGATAAGGATGTAGTCACGATTGGCGGATCAGGCTTTGGCTTTATGGCTATACTAGTAGGTGTAGAAAGAGGTTTTATTACCAGAGAGCAGGCACTAGCGAGATATGAAAAAATGATCAATTATCTTGAAAAGGCCGATAGATATCACGGAGCATGGCCACACTGGCTAGATGGTCCTACAGGAAAAATGAAGCCTTTTAGCCAAATGGATAATGGTGGAGATTTAGTAGAAACAGCCTTTTTGGTTCAGGGAATGCTTACTGTTAGAGAGTTCTTTAAAGATGGAAATGACAGAGAGCAGGCTTTAGCCTCTAAAATAGATGAACTATGGCTAGGTGTAGAGTGGGATTGGTATACTAAAGGCGAAAATGTGCTTTATTGGCACTGGTCTCCTGAGCATGAATGGGCTATGAATTTCCCGGTTGGAGGTTATAACGAGGCTCTGATTATGTACATCTTGGGAGCATCTTCTCCTACTCATGCTATTAATAAAGCGGCCTATGATGAAGGTTGGGCCAGAGGAGGTGCTATTGCTAATGGCACTACTTATATGGGGCTGCCTACCGTTCTAGATCATTACGAAGGTAATGATGACCCGGTTGGGCCATTATTCTGGGCTCATTATTCTTATTTAGGTCTTAACCCTAAAGGTCTTAAAGATCAATATGGAGATTACTGGGAGCTAAATAGAAATCATGCTCTTATTGATTATAAGTATTGTGTTGAAAACCCTCATGGATTTAAAGGCTATGGAGAGAATTGCTGGGGCTTAACCTCGAGCTACTCGGTAAACGGATATGCCGGGCATCATCCTGGTAAAGAAGATATCGGTGTAATTTCGCCAACAGCAGCTTTGTCATCATTCCCATATACGCCAGATGAAAGTATGGCCTTTTTAAAATATTTATATAACGATGCTGATAGCCTTGTAGGTGAATACGGTCCTTATGATGCTTTTAGCGTGGAAGATAGCTGGTATACACCAAGATATTTGGCCATAGATCAAGGCCCAATTCCGGTGATGATAGAGAACTATAGAAGCGGTTTATTGTGGAGTTTATTTATGGAGGCACCTGAAGTAAAAGCAGGATTAAACAAGCTTGGTTTTACCGTGGAGGGTGAATAG
- a CDS encoding RagB/SusD family nutrient uptake outer membrane protein, translated as MKFLKNIMIIALIFSISIACDDKLNEPLENEPLGNEQTEEGQYSILMGAYADLYNLGWEVHPTIGLRGDDVNKAGGTDQEVMIYLDNYNYDANAWHLNSTWDGLYSDIVTGFYLDIESIEEINQVVADPSRGNQYVAEIKVMIGFELLQISRLWGDVLVPESSSSPEFTELPVTPREEVLQHISDLMDEAIPALPDMRPNQRTDVTGGVTRYTALAVKAMANLDLENYQAVEEATSEIIQNGGFSLYSNFYDLFKRAGELSDESLLEFQYSDFGSSSTATDEFNHGFDFYGPVGEGWRPSVAGVSAGWGFYEPTIKYIEFMLDRGDYDRLETSVLFTPDGVQRLINDGYTSLPDFTNADQDGFIYTRSGDGIGNNERADFQSGKFYLPTEEISAGVNRYSSGKNFLVIRYAEVLLMHAEAILSGAASTSISAEEAVNMVRARAGLDPLAAVTLNDVLDEKYAEFATEWGIRFADVVRHGITSELNEGGKTYEPATGRFVPYPTNQVDQLPQLRN; from the coding sequence ATGAAATTTTTAAAAAATATAATGATCATAGCTTTGATATTTTCTATATCAATAGCTTGTGATGATAAGCTAAATGAGCCTCTTGAAAATGAGCCATTAGGAAATGAACAAACTGAGGAGGGGCAATACTCAATATTGATGGGTGCCTATGCTGACCTTTATAATCTGGGGTGGGAGGTTCACCCTACTATAGGACTTAGAGGTGATGATGTGAATAAAGCTGGAGGGACAGACCAAGAGGTTATGATTTACCTAGACAATTATAACTATGATGCCAATGCTTGGCACCTAAATAGTACTTGGGATGGGTTATATTCAGATATAGTAACTGGCTTTTACTTAGACATTGAGAGTATTGAAGAGATTAATCAGGTAGTTGCAGATCCTAGTCGTGGAAATCAATATGTTGCTGAAATTAAGGTGATGATTGGTTTTGAGTTACTTCAGATTAGCAGACTATGGGGTGATGTATTGGTTCCCGAATCTTCAAGTTCACCGGAATTCACTGAATTGCCAGTAACACCTAGAGAAGAGGTATTACAGCATATTTCTGATCTTATGGATGAGGCTATTCCTGCTTTGCCAGATATGAGACCTAACCAGAGAACAGATGTCACTGGTGGAGTTACCAGATATACTGCATTAGCAGTTAAAGCCATGGCTAATTTAGATTTAGAAAACTATCAGGCAGTTGAAGAAGCTACTTCTGAAATAATCCAAAACGGAGGTTTTTCTCTTTATAGTAATTTTTATGATCTGTTTAAAAGAGCGGGAGAGTTAAGTGACGAAAGTCTATTGGAATTTCAATATTCCGATTTTGGAAGTTCAAGTACAGCTACTGATGAGTTTAATCATGGATTCGATTTCTATGGACCTGTAGGTGAAGGTTGGAGACCCAGCGTTGCAGGAGTTTCGGCTGGTTGGGGATTTTATGAACCTACTATAAAATACATCGAATTCATGCTCGATAGAGGAGACTATGATAGGTTAGAGACTTCAGTTTTATTTACTCCAGATGGTGTCCAAAGACTAATTAATGACGGTTATACTTCCTTGCCTGATTTTACTAATGCAGATCAGGATGGATTTATTTATACAAGAAGCGGAGATGGTATAGGTAATAATGAGAGAGCTGATTTTCAAAGTGGTAAATTTTACTTACCTACTGAAGAGATTAGTGCGGGTGTGAATCGATACTCTTCAGGTAAGAATTTCCTCGTTATTCGTTATGCAGAAGTGTTGTTAATGCATGCAGAAGCTATTTTGAGCGGAGCGGCTTCTACTTCTATTTCGGCTGAAGAGGCAGTGAATATGGTAAGAGCAAGAGCTGGTCTTGATCCTTTAGCGGCAGTAACATTAAATGATGTGTTAGATGAGAAATACGCTGAGTTTGCTACTGAGTGGGGAATCAGATTTGCTGATGTGGTAAGACATGGTATTACAAGTGAGCTAAATGAAGGTGGCAAAACTTATGAGCCTGCTACTGGTCGTTTTGTTCCTTACCCTACCAATCAGGTAGATCAACTACCTCAATTGCGTAATTAA
- the bglX gene encoding beta-glucosidase BglX, translated as MINRLFLVLFISVAVMSCEVKQKNAESSTNDGSAFIDSLMSEMTLEEKLGQLNLPSSGDITTGLANSSDIGSKIKEGKVGGLFNIKTVEKIKEVQRIAVEESRLKIPLIFGMDVIHGYKTLFPIPLGLSSSWDMELIEETARVAAIEASADGICWTFSPMVDVARDPRWGRVSEGNGEDPYLGAAIAKAMVEGYQGEDLTDPKTIMACVKHFALYGAIEAGRDYNTVDMSRIRMFNEYFEPYKAAVEAGVGSVMTSFNEVEGVPASANKWLMNDLLREQWGFNGFVVTDYTAINEMIDHGIGDLKTVSARSLEAGVDMDMVGEGFLTTLKASLDEGKISQTMIDEACRRILEAKYKLGLFDDPYKYCSEERAKNEIFTADHRKKARELAAETFVLLKNEGDILPLKKEAKVALIGPMADNRENMAGTWSVAGDFEKSVSLRDGLEAAVGKQNVVYARGANITADSLLESRVSVFGKPTYRDERPADVMIREAVNAAKNADVIVAAMGESAEMSGESASRSNIEVPQSQRDLMKALLKTGKPVVMVLFTGRPLAMKWEQENVPSILNVWFAGTEAGNAIADVLFGDVNPSGKLTATFPQNVGQVPLYYNHKNTGRPLAEGAWFQKFRSNYLDVSNDPLYPFGYGLSYTTFEYSDIQQSSTSIGMDDELTVSVNITNTGEYKGAEVAQLYIRDMVGSITRPVKELKGFKKITLEPGKSETVTFTIDKDDLAFYNQDLTFAAEPGAFKVFVGTSSQEVKEAEFTLQEKSE; from the coding sequence ATGATAAATCGATTGTTTCTCGTCTTGTTCATTTCGGTGGCGGTAATGTCCTGCGAAGTAAAGCAGAAAAATGCCGAAAGTAGTACCAATGATGGTAGTGCCTTTATCGATTCTTTAATGAGTGAGATGACTTTGGAGGAAAAATTAGGTCAACTCAACTTGCCCTCGTCTGGTGATATCACTACCGGGCTGGCCAATAGTTCTGATATAGGATCTAAAATTAAGGAAGGCAAAGTAGGTGGCCTTTTTAATATAAAAACGGTAGAAAAAATTAAAGAAGTACAGCGAATAGCTGTGGAAGAAAGCCGTTTAAAAATACCATTGATTTTTGGTATGGATGTTATCCACGGTTATAAAACCTTATTTCCTATTCCATTAGGCTTATCTAGTAGCTGGGATATGGAGCTTATTGAAGAAACTGCACGAGTAGCTGCCATAGAAGCGAGTGCTGATGGTATCTGCTGGACTTTCTCTCCTATGGTAGATGTGGCCAGAGATCCGCGTTGGGGTAGAGTGTCTGAAGGTAACGGAGAAGACCCTTATCTTGGAGCTGCTATTGCCAAAGCGATGGTAGAAGGATATCAAGGTGAAGACCTTACCGACCCTAAAACTATTATGGCTTGTGTAAAACACTTTGCTTTATATGGAGCTATCGAAGCAGGTAGAGATTATAATACAGTAGATATGAGCCGCATAAGAATGTTCAATGAATATTTTGAGCCTTACAAGGCGGCAGTTGAAGCAGGAGTAGGTAGTGTTATGACTTCTTTTAACGAAGTAGAGGGTGTGCCAGCGAGTGCTAATAAGTGGTTAATGAATGATCTTTTACGCGAACAATGGGGATTTAATGGTTTTGTAGTTACTGACTACACGGCTATTAATGAAATGATAGACCATGGTATTGGTGATTTGAAAACCGTATCTGCAAGATCATTAGAAGCAGGAGTGGACATGGACATGGTAGGAGAAGGTTTCCTTACTACTTTGAAAGCTTCTTTAGATGAAGGTAAAATCTCTCAGACTATGATTGATGAAGCTTGTAGAAGAATATTAGAGGCAAAATATAAATTAGGCCTTTTTGATGATCCTTATAAATATTGTAGCGAAGAGAGAGCTAAGAATGAAATCTTCACTGCTGATCATAGAAAAAAAGCCAGAGAGTTGGCAGCAGAAACTTTTGTGTTGCTTAAAAACGAAGGAGACATTCTGCCTTTAAAAAAGGAGGCTAAAGTAGCCCTAATTGGTCCAATGGCTGATAATAGAGAAAATATGGCTGGTACCTGGAGTGTAGCAGGAGATTTTGAAAAATCAGTTTCTTTAAGAGATGGTTTAGAGGCTGCAGTAGGAAAGCAAAATGTAGTGTACGCCAGAGGAGCTAATATTACTGCAGATTCTTTACTAGAAAGCAGAGTGAGTGTGTTCGGTAAACCTACTTATAGAGATGAGCGCCCTGCTGATGTAATGATAAGAGAAGCAGTAAATGCCGCTAAAAATGCTGACGTTATTGTGGCTGCTATGGGTGAGTCTGCTGAGATGAGTGGAGAAAGCGCCAGTAGATCAAACATTGAAGTACCTCAAAGTCAAAGAGATTTGATGAAAGCATTATTAAAAACAGGAAAGCCTGTAGTTATGGTGTTGTTTACTGGTAGACCATTAGCTATGAAATGGGAGCAAGAAAATGTTCCTTCTATTCTTAATGTGTGGTTTGCAGGAACTGAAGCGGGTAATGCTATCGCCGATGTTTTATTTGGAGATGTGAATCCTTCAGGTAAGCTTACTGCTACTTTCCCTCAAAATGTTGGTCAGGTGCCATTATATTATAATCATAAAAACACAGGTAGACCATTAGCAGAAGGAGCATGGTTCCAGAAATTCAGATCTAACTATCTTGATGTTTCTAATGATCCTTTATATCCTTTCGGTTATGGCTTAAGCTATACCACTTTTGAATATAGTGACATTCAGCAGAGTAGTACTTCTATTGGTATGGATGATGAATTGACTGTTTCAGTAAACATTACTAATACAGGAGAATATAAGGGTGCTGAAGTGGCTCAGCTTTACATAAGAGATATGGTTGGCAGTATTACCAGACCAGTAAAAGAGCTGAAAGGCTTTAAGAAGATTACTTTGGAGCCCGGTAAATCAGAAACTGTTACCTTCACAATAGATAAAGATGATCTTGCTTTTTATAACCAGGATTTAACTTTTGCTGCTGAGCCTGGTGCATTCAAAGTTTTTGTAGGTACCAGTTCTCAGGAAGTGAAAGAAGCTGAATTTACTTTGCAGGAAAAAAGCGAGTAA
- a CDS encoding prolyl oligopeptidase family serine peptidase codes for MKNTFSKFFLWVFVCALAFTEVKAQNPIDAFQPKVFHTDSDSLLYRILWPEDFDENEEYPVVLFLHGAGERGSDNKTQLTHGSKLFLEHKSDFPAIVIFPQCPKSDYWSNVTIKTKKGKRTFHFDDKGDQPANKSLKMVMQLVDSISDLAYVDNSRIYAAGLSMGGMGTFEIVSRKPDTFAAAIAICGGDNPASAKNYAGKVPFWIFHGEKDDVVPCKNSKRMAKAISKEGGEVKLTLYPEANHNSWDSAFAEPKLLPWLFSKRK; via the coding sequence ATGAAAAACACCTTTTCTAAATTCTTTTTATGGGTTTTTGTTTGTGCTTTGGCCTTTACGGAAGTCAAAGCTCAAAACCCCATAGATGCATTTCAACCCAAAGTATTTCATACTGATTCAGATTCTCTGCTTTACAGAATTCTGTGGCCTGAAGACTTCGATGAAAATGAAGAGTACCCCGTAGTACTGTTTTTACATGGGGCAGGAGAAAGAGGTAGTGACAATAAGACTCAGCTTACACATGGCAGTAAATTATTTTTAGAACATAAAAGTGATTTTCCTGCCATAGTCATATTCCCGCAGTGCCCTAAAAGTGATTATTGGTCTAATGTTACCATAAAAACTAAAAAGGGTAAAAGAACTTTCCATTTTGACGACAAGGGCGATCAACCAGCCAACAAGTCTCTAAAAATGGTAATGCAGCTGGTAGACTCCATTAGCGACCTGGCTTATGTAGATAATAGCCGAATATATGCAGCAGGCTTATCTATGGGCGGCATGGGTACTTTTGAAATAGTGAGTCGTAAGCCAGATACTTTTGCTGCAGCAATAGCTATATGTGGAGGCGATAACCCTGCAAGTGCTAAGAATTATGCCGGAAAAGTTCCTTTCTGGATTTTCCACGGAGAGAAGGATGATGTGGTGCCATGCAAAAATTCAAAGCGAATGGCCAAAGCGATTAGCAAGGAAGGCGGAGAGGTTAAATTAACGCTATATCCAGAAGCCAACCATAATAGCTGGGACAGTGCTTTTGCTGAACCCAAACTTTTACCCTGGTTATTTTCAAAACGCAAATAA
- a CDS encoding SusC/RagA family TonB-linked outer membrane protein — protein MIKLLRLTCLLFLAMTAINAQAQNTVEGKVTSADDGEPLPGVNILVEGTSQGTVTDIEGNYSLVVGDDATLVFSFVGFTTAREQVNGRSVVNVTLSSDISELQEVVVIGYGSSSEDEITTAISTINNEDITKTPNSNPMQSLQGKVAGVQITSSGAPGASPNVRVRGLSSFAGDDGGQPLYVVDGMFVDNIDFLNPSDIASMSILKDASAAAIYGVRAANGVIIIETNSGDYEQPVKIEYDGYYGVQRPQNVLDMANTEQYVNYINQTGNAGQQALIQNSIDRFGANPNNPNLPATDTDWYDQVLESTAPIQNHSLNISGGTSKLKYSVGGSFFKQDGIVKNAKNDYERYNLRARIDAKATDWLTVGGNVNISNATQYNADQSIWDRTYYAVPILPVYDPQNTAAEPTRYSNAQNLGFRDAQNPLYHVDGNNDRNRVAKILGNFYADIQLIPDKLSFKTSLNYFYQDVLTRNVDLGFNNGTQITPNGITRQAVTDYNTIWDNVLTYDNLFGDHSVNVTAGYSYRSERNEGVYAASNSIWTLDRNDESTWYIPKGAELNVNDTYDDGEHFYGVSYFGRIQYGYKNKYLLSTSYRRDGTNKFSKKWGNFFTVSGGWIISRENFFNVEGVDFLKLRAGWGQMGNDGIAPAIGQVTYNQVSLAINNGLVTAVQPNNVYDLITSWETTEETNIGISAEFLDSRLTLDADVYRRDTKDAVLGVLLQGTGQSPRRNAGEVRNQGIELGVGWSDEISDDLSYNVSANFSTLDNEVLSVGDQEFLYGGSAELRQISREGSSLNEFYGYEINGVFQNDEQIANSGYTTEFINSNSLQPGDFFFRDQNGDGVIDANDRVLLGSFIPTYNYGFSLGVNYKNLSLTASFQGQGGNKILNQKRTNVRTTQDTNIDADLATHFWNGEGSTNSYPSAAAYRRAYNNNLMNEFWLEDGDYFRIQNVRIAYQFIDKELLGVKLPKTTVSFTADRPLTVFNYNGFNPEVSNGVDNQTYPIPAVYTVGLNIQL, from the coding sequence ATGATTAAACTTTTACGACTAACGTGTCTGCTTTTTTTGGCTATGACAGCCATAAATGCGCAGGCCCAGAATACTGTTGAAGGTAAAGTTACTTCAGCTGATGATGGTGAGCCTCTTCCAGGGGTGAACATATTGGTAGAGGGAACTTCACAAGGAACAGTTACTGATATTGAAGGTAACTACTCTTTAGTAGTGGGAGATGATGCTACATTAGTTTTTTCTTTTGTAGGTTTTACCACCGCAAGGGAGCAGGTGAATGGACGCTCGGTGGTCAATGTTACTTTAAGCAGTGACATTAGTGAGCTTCAGGAGGTAGTAGTGATTGGTTATGGTAGCTCAAGTGAAGACGAGATAACTACAGCCATATCTACTATTAACAACGAGGATATTACTAAAACACCTAACAGTAACCCTATGCAATCACTGCAAGGTAAAGTGGCAGGTGTTCAAATTACCAGTAGTGGAGCTCCGGGAGCCAGCCCTAATGTACGTGTTAGAGGGTTAAGCTCTTTCGCAGGAGATGATGGTGGACAGCCCTTATATGTAGTAGATGGTATGTTTGTAGATAATATAGACTTCCTTAACCCATCAGATATTGCCAGCATGAGTATTTTGAAAGATGCTTCAGCGGCTGCTATCTACGGTGTGCGTGCTGCCAATGGTGTTATTATCATAGAAACCAATTCTGGTGATTACGAGCAGCCTGTTAAAATAGAATATGACGGCTACTATGGTGTGCAAAGACCGCAGAATGTGCTGGATATGGCTAACACTGAACAATATGTTAATTACATTAATCAGACAGGAAATGCAGGTCAGCAAGCTTTAATACAGAATTCGATTGATCGATTTGGAGCTAATCCTAATAATCCCAATTTGCCAGCTACCGACACTGATTGGTATGATCAAGTTTTAGAAAGTACAGCACCCATTCAAAATCATTCTCTTAATATAAGTGGGGGAACTAGTAAATTGAAATACTCAGTTGGTGGTTCATTTTTCAAACAAGATGGAATAGTAAAAAACGCAAAAAATGATTACGAAAGGTATAATTTAAGGGCAAGAATTGATGCCAAAGCAACCGATTGGTTAACAGTTGGTGGTAATGTAAATATTAGTAATGCTACCCAGTATAATGCAGACCAATCTATCTGGGATCGAACTTATTATGCCGTGCCAATATTGCCAGTATATGATCCTCAAAATACAGCGGCTGAACCAACTCGATATTCAAATGCACAGAATTTAGGTTTTAGGGATGCACAAAATCCTTTATATCATGTTGATGGTAATAATGATAGAAATCGAGTGGCTAAGATTTTGGGAAATTTCTATGCAGATATACAATTGATTCCTGACAAGTTATCTTTCAAAACATCGCTAAATTATTTCTATCAGGATGTGTTAACTAGAAATGTTGATCTGGGATTTAATAATGGAACCCAAATCACTCCAAATGGAATTACCAGACAGGCTGTAACTGACTATAACACCATTTGGGATAATGTTCTAACTTATGATAACCTTTTTGGAGATCATAGTGTGAATGTAACAGCTGGTTATTCTTATAGAAGCGAGAGAAATGAAGGAGTATATGCCGCATCAAATAGTATTTGGACGCTAGATAGAAATGACGAATCTACGTGGTATATACCAAAAGGAGCTGAATTAAATGTTAACGACACATATGATGACGGCGAACATTTTTATGGTGTTTCTTATTTTGGTCGTATTCAGTATGGGTACAAGAATAAATACTTGTTATCCACTTCATATCGTAGAGATGGAACTAATAAGTTTTCCAAGAAATGGGGTAATTTTTTCACTGTTAGTGGAGGATGGATTATTTCCAGAGAGAACTTTTTTAATGTTGAAGGTGTAGATTTTCTCAAGTTGAGAGCTGGTTGGGGACAAATGGGTAATGATGGAATTGCTCCTGCTATTGGACAAGTTACTTACAATCAGGTGAGCTTAGCTATCAATAATGGATTGGTAACAGCGGTTCAGCCTAATAATGTTTATGATTTAATTACCTCATGGGAAACAACAGAAGAAACTAATATTGGTATCAGTGCAGAATTTCTAGATAGTAGACTAACCTTAGATGCTGATGTTTACAGAAGGGACACCAAAGATGCTGTATTAGGAGTGTTGCTTCAAGGAACAGGTCAGTCGCCAAGAAGAAATGCAGGTGAGGTTAGAAATCAAGGGATTGAATTAGGAGTAGGTTGGTCAGATGAAATTAGTGATGACCTTTCTTACAATGTATCTGCTAATTTTTCCACTTTGGATAATGAAGTACTTAGTGTAGGTGATCAGGAGTTTTTATATGGCGGATCAGCAGAGCTCAGACAAATATCTAGAGAGGGCTCTTCTTTAAATGAATTCTATGGTTATGAAATCAACGGTGTTTTTCAAAATGATGAGCAAATAGCGAATTCTGGGTATACAACTGAATTCATAAATAGTAATTCACTACAGCCGGGGGATTTCTTTTTCAGGGATCAAAATGGTGATGGTGTAATAGATGCCAATGATAGAGTGTTGCTAGGGTCATTCATTCCTACCTATAACTATGGCTTTAGCTTAGGAGTAAATTATAAGAATTTATCATTAACGGCTAGTTTCCAAGGACAGGGAGGTAATAAAATTCTGAATCAAAAAAGAACCAACGTAAGGACTACACAAGATACCAATATAGATGCTGACTTAGCTACTCACTTCTGGAATGGTGAAGGATCTACTAATTCTTACCCTTCGGCTGCAGCTTATAGAAGGGCATATAATAATAATTTAATGAATGAATTTTGGCTTGAGGATGGAGATTATTTCAGAATCCAAAATGTACGTATAGCTTATCAGTTCATTGATAAAGAGTTACTTGGTGTGAAACTGCCTAAAACTACAGTTTCATTTACTGCCGATCGTCCATTAACGGTATTTAATTATAATGGGTTTAATCCTGAGGTATCTAACGGAGTAGATAATCAAACTTACCCTATACCAGCAGTGTATACCGTAGGACTTAATATTCAACTTTAA
- a CDS encoding BatD family protein — MGWIYRRLNVFFYLISIFGLAHASQAQELKIELGPDEIGENQTWTITITAANERLSNYGDFPDIEGFQKRGTSSSSSTQIINGQISSSQSVTMSYVPTAQGTFTLKPFTINVNGKALSSQGKTIKVGGAVARQQRNDPFRSFFDHDPMDNFFNDDRKTEFLDIKEDAFLALSTDKREVYVGEGFTASLSFYVAEDNRAPLQFHDLGKQLGEILKKLKPENCWEENFNIENINGEPVNIGGKKYTQYKIYQAELYPLNAEPIQFPSVGLEMIKYKVAKNPSFFGRNRQEDFKTFYSKPKSVNVKKLPPHPLKDQVAVGDYKLNEKLSTPTLETGQSFSYEFNVYGEGNISAINKPIVDGGENFDFYDPNVTQNINRRNNTVTGSKSFNYFGIPKEPGDYNMKDYFNWIYFNPKTETYDTLTSAKVVHVTGESKKNENIQANDMGSFYDRINIEDNTLKSTASFEWTKIFVNIFILAMLVISAIIIFKK, encoded by the coding sequence ATGGGATGGATATATCGTAGACTTAACGTATTTTTCTACTTAATTAGTATTTTCGGTCTGGCACATGCCTCTCAGGCGCAGGAGCTTAAAATAGAGCTTGGGCCTGATGAGATTGGCGAAAACCAGACCTGGACTATTACTATAACCGCTGCTAATGAAAGGCTATCTAATTATGGTGACTTCCCTGATATAGAGGGTTTTCAAAAAAGAGGTACGTCATCCTCTTCATCTACTCAGATCATTAATGGGCAAATTTCAAGCTCGCAGAGCGTAACTATGTCTTACGTACCTACTGCTCAAGGTACATTTACATTAAAACCTTTTACTATAAATGTAAATGGTAAGGCATTATCATCTCAAGGTAAAACCATAAAAGTAGGAGGTGCAGTAGCTAGGCAGCAAAGAAATGACCCTTTCAGAAGCTTTTTTGATCATGATCCTATGGATAACTTCTTTAATGATGATCGTAAAACTGAGTTTTTGGATATTAAGGAAGACGCCTTTCTGGCACTAAGTACTGACAAAAGAGAAGTTTATGTAGGAGAAGGCTTCACCGCGAGCTTATCATTTTATGTGGCTGAAGATAACCGAGCACCTTTACAATTTCATGACTTAGGTAAGCAGTTGGGAGAAATACTTAAAAAGTTAAAACCCGAAAACTGCTGGGAAGAGAACTTCAATATCGAGAATATTAATGGTGAACCGGTAAACATAGGCGGCAAGAAATACACTCAATATAAAATATACCAGGCAGAACTTTACCCCTTAAATGCTGAGCCTATCCAATTTCCGTCAGTAGGCTTAGAAATGATAAAATATAAAGTGGCCAAAAATCCTTCTTTCTTTGGAAGAAACCGCCAAGAAGACTTCAAAACATTTTATAGTAAACCTAAAAGCGTTAATGTAAAAAAACTACCTCCTCACCCGCTTAAAGATCAGGTGGCCGTAGGTGACTACAAGCTAAATGAAAAGCTAAGCACTCCTACGCTAGAAACGGGCCAAAGCTTTAGCTATGAGTTTAATGTTTATGGAGAAGGTAATATATCTGCTATTAATAAACCTATAGTTGATGGCGGCGAAAATTTCGATTTTTATGATCCTAACGTTACTCAAAACATTAACAGAAGAAATAACACTGTTACCGGTTCTAAGTCTTTCAATTATTTCGGCATTCCTAAAGAGCCCGGAGACTATAATATGAAAGATTACTTTAATTGGATATACTTTAATCCTAAAACAGAAACCTATGACACCCTTACTTCAGCAAAGGTGGTGCATGTAACAGGAGAAAGTAAAAAGAATGAAAACATACAGGCCAATGATATGGGATCTTTTTATGATCGCATCAATATAGAAGACAATACCTTAAAAAGCACAGCAAGCTTTGAGTGGACCAAAATCTTTGTCAACATCTTTATTTTGGCTATGTTAGTGATTTCAGCAATAATTATTTTTAAAAAATAA